The Lutibacter profundi genome includes a region encoding these proteins:
- a CDS encoding DUF4290 domain-containing protein: MEFDLEYNSERPHLIIPEYGRHIQKLVDYCIALEDVEERNKMAKAIVDVMGNLQPHLRDVPDFKSKLWDQLFIMSDFKLDVDSPYEKLKKEVLQAKPEKLDYPKYAFKYRFYGNNIQTMIDTALTWEEGEARDALYFTIANHMKKCYLNWNKDTVDDQVIFKHLVELSKGKIDLTDKNETLSDVKDLLRKRKPTNKQSNKQSNKHSTKQRLKKK; the protein is encoded by the coding sequence ATGGAATTTGATTTAGAATACAATTCAGAAAGACCTCATTTAATTATACCAGAATACGGTCGTCACATACAAAAATTAGTAGATTATTGCATAGCATTAGAAGATGTTGAAGAACGAAATAAAATGGCAAAAGCTATTGTTGATGTTATGGGTAATTTACAACCACATCTAAGAGATGTTCCTGATTTTAAAAGTAAACTTTGGGATCAGTTATTTATAATGTCTGATTTTAAATTGGATGTTGATTCCCCATACGAAAAACTTAAAAAAGAAGTTTTACAGGCAAAACCTGAGAAATTAGATTATCCTAAATACGCATTTAAATACCGTTTTTATGGGAATAATATTCAAACTATGATAGACACAGCTTTGACTTGGGAAGAAGGAGAAGCTCGTGATGCATTGTATTTTACCATTGCAAATCATATGAAAAAATGTTATTTGAATTGGAATAAAGATACCGTTGATGATCAAGTAATTTTTAAGCATCTAGTTGAATTATCAAAAGGTAAAATAGATTTAACTGATAAGAATGAAACTTTATCAGATGTTAAAGATCTACTTAGAAAAAGGAAACCAACAAATAAACAATCCAATAAACAATCCAATAAGCATTCAACTAAACAACGATTAAAAAAAAAGTGA
- the dnaJ gene encoding molecular chaperone DnaJ: protein MKIDYYEVLRITKTATQAEIKKAYRKKAIKYHPDKNPGDKEAEEKFKQAAEAYEVLSDENKRAKYDRFGHAAFENGGAGAGGFGGGMNMEDIFSQFGDIFGGAFGGSGFGGHSRGRARVKGSNLRIRVKLTLEEIAKGVEKKVKVRRKVKASGVTFKTCSSCNGAGQVMRVTNTILGRMQTATTCPTCQGAGEILDSKPKGADSNGLEFKEETVSIKIPPGVTEGVQLKVNGKGNAAPGNNSIDGDLIVVIEEIKHDTLKREGTNLHFDLYINLSEAVLGTSKHIDTVSGKVKIKIEPGTQSGKILRLRGKGLPSIDHYGTGDLLIHTNVWTPQNLTKEQKMFFEKMKNDENFEPNPSKFDKSFFEKVKDMFS from the coding sequence ATGAAGATAGATTATTACGAAGTTTTACGTATTACAAAAACTGCAACACAAGCAGAAATAAAGAAAGCTTATAGAAAAAAGGCAATAAAATATCATCCAGATAAAAATCCAGGAGATAAAGAAGCCGAAGAAAAATTTAAACAAGCAGCCGAGGCTTATGAAGTTTTAAGTGATGAAAACAAAAGAGCTAAATATGATCGCTTTGGTCATGCGGCTTTTGAAAATGGAGGAGCTGGAGCCGGTGGTTTTGGTGGAGGAATGAATATGGAAGATATCTTTAGTCAGTTTGGAGATATTTTTGGTGGAGCATTTGGAGGTAGCGGTTTTGGAGGACATTCAAGAGGTAGAGCAAGAGTAAAAGGAAGTAATTTAAGAATTAGAGTAAAGTTAACTTTAGAAGAAATTGCAAAAGGTGTTGAGAAAAAAGTAAAAGTTCGCAGAAAAGTAAAAGCTTCAGGAGTAACATTCAAAACATGTTCAAGTTGTAACGGTGCCGGTCAAGTAATGCGTGTTACAAACACTATTTTGGGTCGTATGCAAACTGCAACTACCTGTCCTACATGTCAGGGAGCAGGAGAAATTTTAGATTCAAAGCCAAAAGGAGCAGATAGTAATGGATTAGAATTTAAAGAAGAAACCGTTTCTATAAAAATACCACCAGGTGTTACTGAAGGTGTGCAGCTAAAAGTAAATGGCAAGGGAAATGCAGCACCTGGAAATAATTCAATTGATGGTGATTTAATAGTGGTTATTGAAGAAATTAAGCATGATACTTTAAAACGAGAGGGAACAAATTTACATTTCGATTTGTATATTAATTTATCTGAAGCTGTTTTAGGTACAAGTAAACATATTGATACAGTTTCAGGAAAAGTAAAAATAAAAATAGAGCCAGGAACTCAGTCTGGAAAAATACTGAGGTTAAGAGGTAAAGGTTTACCAAGTATAGACCATTACGGTACAGGAGACTTGTTAATACATACAAATGTTTGGACTCCTCAAAACCTTACAAAAGAACAAAAAATGTTTTTTGAAAAAATGAAAAATGATGAAAATTTTGAACCAAACCCTTCAAAATTTGATAAATCTTTTTTTGAAAAAGTAAAAGATATGTTTTCGTAA
- a CDS encoding nucleotide exchange factor GrpE, giving the protein MSKKEDNLKDKDKDRKEQETQEISVEEQLKEEITKEKDKFLRLFAEFENYKKRTSKERIELFKTANEDLMAALLPILDDFDRGLAEIKKVKEKELLKGMELINNKLFNLLLQKGLSPIQVKKGDVFDVELHEAITQLPAPSEDLKGKIIDVIEQGYKLGDKVIRYPKVIVGQ; this is encoded by the coding sequence ATGAGTAAAAAGGAAGATAATCTAAAGGATAAAGACAAAGATAGAAAAGAGCAAGAAACTCAAGAAATTAGTGTTGAAGAGCAACTGAAAGAAGAAATAACAAAAGAAAAAGATAAGTTTTTGCGTTTGTTTGCTGAATTTGAAAATTATAAAAAACGTACATCAAAAGAACGAATAGAACTGTTTAAAACAGCCAATGAAGATTTGATGGCTGCTCTTTTGCCAATTTTAGATGATTTTGACAGAGGTTTAGCAGAAATTAAAAAAGTTAAGGAAAAAGAACTTTTAAAAGGAATGGAGCTAATTAATAATAAACTTTTTAATCTTCTCCTTCAAAAAGGACTAAGTCCTATTCAAGTAAAAAAAGGAGATGTTTTTGATGTAGAACTCCATGAAGCAATTACTCAACTACCTGCACCTTCAGAAGATTTAAAAGGAAAAATAATTGATGTAATAGAACAAGGCTACAAACTAGGAGATAAAGTAATTAGATATCCAAAGGTAATAGTAGGTCAATAA
- a CDS encoding ATP-dependent helicase translates to MNNYLENLNESQREAVLHKEGPMIIIAGAGSGKTRVLTYRIANLMHNNIDAFNILALTFTNKAAREMKSRIADVVGDSEAKNLWMGTFHSVFARILRSEGHHLGFPSNFTIYDTQDAVRLISSIIKEMQLDKDRYKPKQVLSRISSFKNSLITVKSYYSNPDLLEADKIAQRPKIGEIYQQYVNRCFKSGAMDFDDLLLRTNELLTRFPEVLAKYQQRFKYILVDEYQDTNHSQYLIVRALADRFQNICVVGDDSQSIYSFRGANIQNILNFQRDYEKVSIFKLEQNYRSSRNIVDASNSIIQRNRTKLDKQIWTANNEGTKIKVMRTFTEAEEGRFIANSIFDNKLNLQLKNSEFAILYRTNAQSRAIEDALRKKDIKYKIYGGLSFYQRKEIKDTLAYLRLLINPNDEEALKRVINYPARGIGATTIDKLTVAANHYKKSIFELLLTLNQLDININAGTKTKLINFVTMMQHFQIEAQTKNAFEVAEFVIKQTRLIKDLESDGTPEGVSKVENIQELLNGLKDFVDVQKENEEEDSLAFFLEDVALATDFDSEKKDDIPRVSLMTIHLAKGLEYPYVYIVGLEENLFPSAMSMNTRSELEEERRLFYVALTRAEKQAYLTYAQTRYRWGKLVDCEPSRFLEEIDEKYLEYLTVKKPSFSQNKFINEDIFGSVPQHKIRFKKPIQRPPKKVIKQQKTEFNPPKNLKKVSKSTPNASNLFDSKIAVSNIVEHSKFGKGEVLSLEGSGANKKAEIRFASVGVKKLLLQFAKLRIIS, encoded by the coding sequence GTGAATAATTACTTAGAAAATCTTAATGAATCGCAAAGAGAGGCTGTCTTACACAAAGAGGGACCAATGATTATTATTGCTGGAGCTGGTTCGGGTAAAACACGTGTTTTAACCTATAGAATAGCCAATTTAATGCATAATAATATTGATGCATTTAATATTTTAGCATTGACATTTACCAATAAAGCAGCACGTGAAATGAAAAGTCGTATTGCCGATGTTGTTGGTGATTCTGAAGCTAAAAATTTATGGATGGGTACTTTTCATTCAGTTTTTGCACGAATTTTACGTTCAGAAGGTCATCATTTAGGGTTTCCATCAAATTTTACAATTTACGATACACAAGATGCTGTTAGGTTGATTTCTTCTATTATTAAAGAAATGCAATTGGATAAAGATAGGTACAAACCAAAACAAGTTCTAAGTCGTATCTCGTCCTTTAAAAATAGCCTAATTACGGTAAAATCATATTATAGTAATCCAGATTTATTGGAGGCTGATAAAATAGCACAACGTCCAAAAATTGGAGAAATTTATCAACAATATGTAAATCGTTGTTTTAAATCAGGTGCCATGGACTTTGATGATTTATTACTTAGAACCAATGAACTATTAACCCGTTTTCCGGAGGTTTTAGCAAAATACCAACAACGGTTTAAGTACATTTTGGTTGATGAATATCAAGATACAAATCACTCACAATATTTAATTGTTAGGGCTTTGGCCGATAGGTTTCAAAATATTTGTGTTGTAGGAGATGATTCTCAAAGTATTTATTCATTTCGTGGGGCAAATATTCAAAACATATTGAATTTTCAGCGTGACTATGAGAAAGTGAGTATTTTTAAATTGGAACAAAATTATCGTTCTTCAAGAAATATTGTTGACGCATCAAACAGCATTATTCAAAGAAATAGAACAAAATTAGATAAGCAAATTTGGACAGCTAATAATGAAGGCACTAAAATAAAAGTAATGCGAACTTTTACAGAAGCTGAAGAAGGACGTTTTATTGCAAATTCAATTTTTGATAATAAATTAAATTTGCAGCTTAAAAATTCAGAATTTGCTATTTTATATCGTACAAATGCGCAATCACGTGCTATTGAAGACGCTCTTCGAAAAAAAGATATTAAATATAAAATATACGGAGGCTTGTCTTTTTATCAGCGTAAAGAAATTAAAGACACACTAGCGTATTTGCGTCTGTTGATAAACCCAAATGATGAGGAAGCGTTAAAAAGAGTTATTAATTATCCTGCACGCGGTATTGGAGCAACAACAATAGATAAATTAACAGTTGCTGCCAACCATTATAAAAAGTCAATTTTCGAACTACTTTTAACGTTAAATCAGTTAGATATTAATATAAATGCAGGTACAAAAACAAAGTTGATAAACTTTGTTACAATGATGCAACATTTTCAAATTGAAGCACAAACTAAAAATGCTTTTGAAGTAGCTGAATTTGTAATAAAACAAACAAGACTAATAAAAGATTTAGAAAGTGATGGTACACCAGAAGGTGTAAGTAAAGTTGAGAATATACAAGAATTATTAAACGGACTTAAAGATTTTGTAGATGTTCAAAAAGAAAATGAAGAAGAAGATTCTTTAGCTTTTTTCTTAGAAGATGTTGCTTTAGCTACTGATTTTGATAGTGAAAAGAAAGATGATATTCCAAGAGTTTCATTAATGACTATTCACTTAGCGAAAGGTTTAGAATATCCATATGTGTACATTGTTGGTTTGGAAGAAAATTTATTCCCTTCAGCAATGAGTATGAATACTCGAAGTGAGTTGGAAGAAGAACGCCGTTTATTCTACGTAGCATTAACAAGAGCAGAAAAACAGGCATATTTAACGTATGCTCAAACGCGTTATCGTTGGGGTAAATTGGTAGATTGTGAACCAAGTAGATTTTTAGAAGAAATTGATGAAAAATATTTAGAATATTTAACAGTTAAGAAACCTTCTTTTTCCCAAAATAAATTCATAAATGAAGATATTTTTGGTAGCGTACCTCAACATAAAATTCGTTTTAAAAAACCAATTCAACGACCACCAAAAAAAGTAATAAAACAACAAAAAACAGAATTCAATCCTCCTAAAAATTTAAAAAAGGTGTCAAAGTCAACACCAAACGCTTCAAATTTGTTTGACAGTAAAATAGCTGTAAGCAATATAGTTGAACATTCAAAGTTTGGTAAAGGAGAAGTACTTAGTTTAGAAGGCTCTGGAGCTAATAAAAAAGCTGAAATAAGATTTGCTTCAGTTGGGGTTAAAAAGCTGCTATTGCAGTTTGCGAAACTTAGAATTATTAGCTAA
- the murA gene encoding UDP-N-acetylglucosamine 1-carboxyvinyltransferase: MATFKIEGGHKLSGNITPQGAKNEALQVICAVLLTADKITISNIPNIRDVNKLIYILSELGVKVNKTSDNTYTFQADTLDLNYLESEKFKKEGSSLRGSIMIVGPLLARFGKGYIPRPGGDKIGRRRLDTHFEGFIKLGATFRYNKNEQFYGVEAVKLTGTDMLLDEASVTGTANIVMAAVMAEGVTTIYNAACEPYLQQLCKMLNSMGAKIDGVGSNLLTIKGVEKLTGCTHRILPDMIEIGSLIGMAAMTKSSITIKDVSWKDLGLIPRVFQKLGIKLERKGDDIFIPEQQNYEIQNFIDGSILTISDAPWPGFTPDLLSIVLVVATQAKGSVLIHQKMFESRLFFVDKLIDMGAKVILCDPHRATVIGMNHESSLKATTMTSPDIRAGISLLIAALSANGTSTIHNIEQIDRGYQNIDGRLKAIGAKITRI; the protein is encoded by the coding sequence ATGGCTACATTTAAAATAGAAGGAGGTCATAAATTAAGTGGTAATATTACTCCTCAAGGTGCTAAAAATGAGGCTTTACAAGTTATATGTGCAGTTTTATTAACAGCAGATAAAATTACAATAAGCAACATACCAAACATTAGAGATGTAAATAAATTAATTTATATTTTAAGTGAATTAGGTGTTAAAGTGAATAAAACTAGTGATAATACCTACACTTTTCAGGCAGATACATTAGATTTAAATTATTTAGAATCTGAAAAATTCAAGAAAGAAGGAAGCTCATTGAGAGGTTCTATTATGATTGTTGGTCCTCTTTTAGCTCGTTTTGGAAAAGGATATATTCCTAGACCAGGAGGTGACAAAATAGGAAGAAGAAGGTTAGATACCCATTTTGAAGGATTTATTAAATTAGGAGCTACATTTAGGTATAATAAAAATGAACAGTTTTATGGTGTTGAGGCAGTAAAGTTAACAGGAACAGATATGTTGTTGGATGAAGCTTCAGTCACAGGAACAGCGAATATTGTTATGGCAGCAGTAATGGCTGAAGGTGTAACCACAATATACAATGCCGCATGTGAACCATATTTACAACAATTATGCAAAATGTTGAATAGTATGGGCGCTAAAATTGATGGAGTAGGGTCTAATTTACTTACAATTAAAGGTGTTGAAAAATTAACTGGTTGTACCCATAGAATTCTTCCTGATATGATTGAAATTGGGAGTTTGATAGGTATGGCAGCAATGACAAAATCTTCTATTACCATAAAAGATGTTAGTTGGAAAGATTTGGGTTTAATACCAAGAGTTTTTCAAAAATTGGGAATTAAATTAGAACGAAAAGGAGATGATATTTTTATACCTGAACAACAAAATTATGAAATTCAAAATTTTATAGATGGATCTATTTTAACAATTTCTGATGCTCCTTGGCCAGGTTTCACGCCTGATTTGTTAAGTATAGTATTAGTTGTTGCAACGCAAGCGAAAGGAAGCGTACTGATTCATCAAAAAATGTTTGAAAGTCGACTTTTTTTTGTTGATAAATTAATTGATATGGGAGCAAAAGTAATACTTTGTGATCCACATAGAGCAACAGTTATAGGTATGAATCATGAGTCGAGTTTAAAAGCGACAACTATGACTTCTCCAGATATAAGAGCAGGTATTTCTTTATTAATTGCGGCTCTCTCTGCTAATGGTACTAGTACTATTCATAATATTGAACAAATAGATAGAGGATATCAAAATATAGATGGACGTTTAAAAGCTATTGGAGCTAAAATTACTAGAATTTAA